Part of the Zingiber officinale cultivar Zhangliang chromosome 8A, Zo_v1.1, whole genome shotgun sequence genome, GTAGGCAAgggacagaggagatggataggCACTGTCTCATTCATGAGGTGCCCAAACGCACAAGCACACTGATTCTCTCTGAATTTATCGGTTGTTCTCCTTCTTTGAGTGGAGCTATAAGGGTCAATCCTTGGAGCATTCAGGATGTTGCAGATGGCTTGTCTCGTGCAAGTTGGATGTCTTCACATGAGAGACAGCTACACCACCAAAAACACTATCGATATATTAGCTCTCATGATGTGACTTTTTGGACTCGAGGCTTCTCAAAGGAACTAGAAAGAGCATGCAAAGTCAATGCCAATCAAATATACTATCGCCTTGGTATCAGTCTAAGTTTCAGAGTTGTTTCTCTTTCTCCAAATTTCAGAAAACTATCTATAAGTGAAGTGGTCTCAATCTACAAAAGAACCACCAACCGAGCAATATTCTTGGATTATGATGGAACCATAATTCCTGTCTCTTCAGCAAGTAAGGTCCCATCCACAGCACTGGTTTCCATTCTTAATGATCTCTGTGCCAATCCTGGAAATACAGTATTCATCATCAGTGGAAGAGGAAGGACTACTCTTGATGAGTGGTTTTGTTCTTGTACAAATCTAGGAATTGTTTCTGAGCATGGTTACTTCATCAGGTTCGTCGATATGTAATATCTGAAGCACTTTTTGGTCATTCTACAATTTTCTGATTGTTTCTTCTTTCAAATCATAGATGGACTAGAGATTCTAGTTGGGAATCTTCTCCGCCTTTTGGTATTAACTTCAAGTGGAAAAATACCGTAGAGCTTGTGATGAAATCATACACTGAGGCCACAGATGGTGCCTATATTGAATCAAAGGAGAGTGCACTGGTGTGGAATCATCAGTATGCTGACGTCGAGTTTGGCTCCTGTCAAGCTAAAGAGCTTTCCAACCATCTGCAAAGTCTCCTTATCGATGCTCCTGTATTAGTTCATAGGGGCCAAAACATTGTTGAGGTTAAGCCTCAGGTATGTCTTACAATTGCAAAGTTTTACATGTTCCTTTTCTTGAATCCACTCGATAAATATGTTTACCCGACCAGATATGACAATATGTTCTCTTTCGCTTAAGCTTTTATAGTTGGCAGCCTAATTGTGTAGCATATAACAAGTACTCATCATCATCGTCATTATCAAAACAAATCGTGTTTACAACATAACAAGTAATTCAATTTTATGTTAAGTGAAAGTGTTTAGATCATAACTGGATGCTATCGTAAGTCGTAACCTTCTCGTGACTCGCATTGCAGGGAGTTGCCAAAGGGATGGCTGTGGAAAAAATTCTGAAGCAACTGTCTGCAAATGGAAAACTTCTAGACCTTATTATCTGCATTGGTGATGATCGGTCCGACAAAAACATGTTCCGGAGCCTTAATGATGCAGTGGCAAGGCCATCGCTTGCCGCACCCCCTGAGGTCTTTGCCTGCACAGTAGGCCAAAAGCCAAGCAGTGCCAAGTACTACATCGAAGATACTGATGAAGTGCTGGAGTTGCTAAGCGCCATCGtagaaactcaaaatggaagTGCCCCCAATGAATAATAGGTATAGACTCATGTTTCACTTCTTGTGCAAAGATCGATCGACAAAGTTCAAAGCACAAAGCTCTCGACTATTCCATGAATCAGTCTGCAATGTTGTCTTTAACTGGGCAAAAGGGATGCCCTTTTCGTGATTTTAACTCCAACCGATAAGCTAAACAATACGTTTCGCCCTTGTCATCTGACACAGACAATATTTTCTGTTCCACACTTGTAAAAAGACGAATTCCAACACCTAATTCAAATGAGCAACTGCATTTGTCGGTATCcataattgagtttttttttaaaccttTTAAAACCATCAATATCTACTGATAGAATTgaagaaataaataaaatttatgaacaattaatttattttttttaatagatattTCTTGTTTTGCTGAAGAATTGGTTGCGAACCTTCAGCGCAAAGAATTTGGGACGGTGTATAAATACCCCGGGAGGCCGGGACTCAAACGACTTTATGCCCCCAATTACAGTCGCGGCGGGAACTGGGAGAATTTGGGACGCCCGAAGGCGAAATTAGCAAcctgcctctctctctctctctctctctctctctgttgcTCGCTCCTGGGGAAACCCTAGGCGTCTTACGGCTCTACCTCGCGCCCGTCGCGGATGGCGCTCGCCATGGAGGAGTTCGTcaacgaggaggaggaggacgagcGCCCGCTGCGATATCTGCCGCTTGGCCGCGTGTACTCCGCCGCATGCGTCAGTCCTAGCGGAGCCTCCACACTTGTGTCCAAGAAGGTGAAGGCCCGAAAGATCGGTGATGCAGAGGAGGGGGACGAGGAGGCGGGCTGGAATGATAAACCCTTGGATGCCAGAGCCGTGGGAATGTGCAATGGCGACGCGGCGAAGCCGTTGCTGGTCTACCAGAGGAGGGCGAAGAGGCCCCGGGTGGAATCGGCCTCGGAGCAGTTGTGCGAGGGAGTTGATAAGGGGAGTCCTGACAGTGTGGCTGATTCTCTGGGGGAGGTGAAGATTGTTAAGACCAGGACGAGTATGAAGTACGAATTGCTTAGGTTGGGTTCGGGCTCCAGTTCTATGAGCGAGAACTCTGGGTTGCGATTGCGATCAAATGAAGACCATAAACGAGTCAATTTATCGGTGGCAAGAAAGATCGTTCGTGGTCCTCAGAAGGATTCTTCTGCCTTGAGCAAAGTGAAAAAATGGATCGAGTGAGTTATTGATTTGTGTTTTATACTGAATTGTGTTTTATAATACTTGAATTGGTGTTTGGATTTTGATTGCCACTAAGTATTTGGGATATTCCGCTGCTTGTGAAGGTTGGAACTTGAAGGTGTAGACCCGCACGTATTGATTGGTTTGGAATGCAAGGCAAGTGATTCCCATGACTCCGAGTAGCCGACCAAATGATTTTCTGTGGATCTCAGCTTTTAACTGGGCCTTTTCAGGTTTTCTGGCCTATAGACGATGATTGGTATAAGGGTTCCATTACAGAGTACAATTCAGACAGCAAGCAACATAGAGTACGTATTGAATTTTATCTGTAGAAATTTCCATTCTCCTCCTAACTTATCCCAAAACAGTCAGTCTGGAACCTTCATCTTTGCATGTTGTACATCATATCTCGTGTTTAATTCTTTCTGTGGCATTTTCCATGTGAAATAAGTAACCTGTGATGTGTTTCAATACCTGTTGGAAGTTTGGGGGCTTATCTGCTTGCAGTTATGATATATTTGTCTTCTTAATCTGATCATGATAAATTGCTGAAAGTGATCCCTTCATGCTTTATATGCATTTCCCAATGTATTCATAGATCATTTGTCCATGcacattataccttctcttttaacttaattaaacaaaCTCCACTTAGTGCAGGTTAAATATATGGATGATGATGTCGAGCATTTGATTCTCTTGAATGAAAAGATAAAGTTTCATTTGTCTTGTGAAGAAATGGAGAATTTGAGTTTGAAATGTGGTCTTCCTAACATAGAGAAGAAAGGAATCATTTACAATGAATTGCTGGCTTTGGCACTTAACTTTCATGATTGTCAAGGTCTTGAACCTGGTGAACTTGTATGGGCAAAACTTTCAGGCAAGTGTAAATTTATGGTGTAGTTATCTAATACAACCAGTTTTTCACTGATTTTGAAGTTGGTGTACTTTTATGCAGCAAGTTGATTGTAAGTTGAAAAgattttcttcatcttcatcattgtTTAAAAGTTATTGTTCCATGATTGGTGTAAATTCGATGAATGTTCTCAATAGTATTTGAAAATCTAATGTGATAGTAATGTAAATATATTATTTGCTACTTTGTTACTTAACATGCTTTGTAGCTAGTAGCCTCAACCATGAAAATTATATAAAACTTAATATATAATGTAGCATCTTTTTGTGCTTTCTCTTGTTCCTAACCTATTGCCATCTGGTGTCAAGTCTTACAACATTTTCTTCATTGAATCCACAGTTTGGGGCTACTGTCCTAAATTGGAATACTTCATGTACTAAAATCGGACCAGTTTCCCTGAAGGCACGATATTGaatatttcatttttgttttgtAAGAGGAACTTCTAAAATGATTCCATAGGCCaatgttttgaatttttgataTAGTTTCAGGTGGAGGAAGCCAAACTATTATTACTTTGCATAAGCATTTGTGATGACTTCATATCTATCTTAGTTGCATGTGCTTCACATTTTAAGGTTTCTACTGCTAGATGATTTGTTGGAAGCTTGAATTGAATAAGTTTGCTCATAAACAAGAGCACAAGAATACATATATGCTCTTTTCATTATGAGTTAAGAGGCcacctattttttttatttaattaatttctaatacaATGCTTCACATTTGATTGCTAGATGAATATGCCAGTAGTTGCATGTGCTTGAACACATGCTTTGTAGAATCCTCTTAATTATTTACATTCTCATTAACAGGACATGCTATGTGCCAGCAGTTGTAGTCAGTGAATCAAATTTTGGTCCTGGGAGTGATTTGAAGCCCTCTCAGACAAATCAATCTATTCTTGTACAGTTTTTTGGGACTCATGATTTTGCAAGGTTCAGTTCTTATCTAAGAGATGTTTAATTTCACAATTTCTCATCATGCCCTTTTTCTCAACTTTCTTAAAAAACTTTGGTTTGGAGACTGAAAATTTCAGCTATTAGGAAAATGGGAGGATCATGACATGCAAACTTTTGCTTCTAATAGCAAATAATGTGCAATTATGGATATGTTATTATGAAATTTAATACCATGTATCATGTGCCATTATGGTCTTCTTTAATGAACTATTTTACAGGATCAAGTTGAAACAGGCTATTCCATTTCTCAATGGCCTTCTTTCCTCCTTGCATCTGAAGTGCAAGCAAGCAAGATTTGATCGAAGCTTGGATGAGGCAAAAAAGTATGTGCTTTCTCAGATATATGATTTCCCATTTCCCTCCTCAAAGTTTAGAAAACCCTACAGCTGATTGTACGCCCTAGTTACTGCACTCTGGTTTGTTATATCTGTTTGAACCTCATATAAGATGCCTATTATTTTGCTGCAATAGTTTTATCAATGCTTGCAAGTTTGACCTTCACATGGTTGGGTCTACCAGTTGGTCAATTTATGATAATTGTAGGTTGTGGCAAGAGAACAATATCAtattagcattttttttttttgcttattcttgttcatttgcATTTATTTTTGGTGTCTTCAATTGTGCATAGCAAAATGCTTAAACCAAGTTGATAATGACTCACTGATCTGAGTTTATAAAGTCTCTTTACTAGTCAATAATTCACTGCATGGGATTAAACTGGGGtgtcatatttttttttgttctttgctTACATATGATTGCCAGGTATGTCATCTGTAGCTGTATAAGTTGGTTTATGAATCTTTTTTATCTGTAAAAGAATTTCCTAACAGGTATTTGATCGAGCAACAACTTCCTAACACCATGTTGCATTTGCAAAAGTGTATTAAGGCTGATGATATTAGAGCTGGCTNNNNNNNNNNNNNNNNNNNNNNNNNNNNNNNNNNNNNNNNNNNNNNNNNNNNNNNAGTAACTCTATTATACAACACCCACCCTATAATTTCAACTAATTATAATCATACCTAGTCTGATTTGCAAAATTAAGGGCAGCAAATAAATATTTCTCAACGGATAGGAGTGAACTGAAATTGAAAATGTTCTACAGAGGAATAAAAGAACTTCGAGGATGAAAACGTAAAATATATCCGAGTTCGAGTTGCGTGCTGCGGCTCCACCCGCGCCGGGTCGCCGCGTTCAGACAACAACGGCAGAATCGAGTGGCCAGCTGCCCTTTCCCCTCGtacaaattttctttttccaCCCCTCAAACACACTTTTTCACCGAACAAACCCTTCGTCTCTCTCCAAAATATCATCAACGCTCTTCGttattcatctaaaaatttatACACGGTAGTAAATATTGTAATATTCGATATTATAAGTACCAAAATTtaattcatctttattttttacagTCTATTTTagtaaaacactaaagttttattTGAAGACACTGTAATaatgaattaatttatttaaaatattgtaaaaaaatagtaatagtagatataaaaaaatttaaggtcAATTATAGAAGAAATTTAAGAACAAAATATTCTTTTCATAATTTTCAatgatataaaaataatatatttaatttttatccaaaaaatattGATAACTTTTATaagtttatataatttttaaatttagttaaCATAATTTATTACATCTTCGTGTCTGCGACTGCAAATTCTAAGGcattattttcaaattaataaAAGTTGGGGGTGAAAGAGAATTTTAATTTACCAAAAACTCCTGATTGATTCGACAACGCTCGAGAGTGGAGAGAGAGGACAGCGGACGACGACAAAATGATGAAGTCGGAGGGTCAAAAATGGGGGCACAACCGCACAATGGCGCTCGCAGTTCCAACGCACGGCGATCGAGGTGGAAAAATGTTCAAAGAGCTCCGACAAGCAGGCTTCGCAAGCGGTCATCCTCCAGCCCCTCCTCAGTCCACTCCTCCCCTTGCCATTTCTCCAGTCGGTGGCTTCGCTCTCCGCAACTGCGGAAGGTGGCGTCCAGGGAGGAGGATAGAGAAGGGAGGCGATGGGGACGAAGAAAGGTTGCACCTTTGCGACCTTACCCCCGCATTCGGTTAGTGTCCCTGCGTTTCGTCTTTTTCCCCCTTTTTCTGTGCCGTAGCGAAGATGGATTTGCTAGTGGATTCAATGTGATCGTTAGTTCATTGCATTTGGAACT contains:
- the LOC122009288 gene encoding histone-lysine N-methyltransferase TRX1-like, coding for MALAMEEFVNEEEEDERPLRYLPLGRVYSAACVSPSGASTLVSKKVKARKIGDAEEGDEEAGWNDKPLDARAVGMCNGDAAKPLLVYQRRAKRPRVESASEQLCEGVDKGSPDSVADSLGEVKIVKTRTSMKYELLRLGSGSSSMSENSGLRLRSNEDHKRVNLSVARKIVRGPQKDSSALSKVKKWIELELEGVDPHVLIGLECKVFWPIDDDWYKGSITEYNSDSKQHRVKYMDDDVEHLILLNEKIKFHLSCEEMENLSLKCGLPNIEKKGIIYNELLALALNFHDCQGLEPGELVWAKLSGSS